One window of the Primulina eburnea isolate SZY01 chromosome 18, ASM2296580v1, whole genome shotgun sequence genome contains the following:
- the LOC140820298 gene encoding protein EXECUTER 2, chloroplastic-like: MSVANAWATGQSAVPPPQLRPFSSSSLDTGPLSKKKHSVDFAHKVLLTRSKNSRLACICRSNIESGNHGTSGSNGSSFCYSSSSSADWDWNRWTRHFSEIEQAESYASVLKFQLDDAIECEDFQEAAKLKKAIADTTSKDSIAEIMAQLKYAIKEERYQDASRLCQSTGSGLVGWWVGYSKDSDDPFGRLIRITPGMGRFVGRSYSPRQLVTSSPGTPLFEIFVVKDANGTHEMQVVFLKRTKGNSANSRASSDKSTTPSASEIVDTPVVDDNVEESEAEKRKVKSIDMEGADEGIKSVMNFLKEKIPELKFKVMKVNITEDMTEDAVRQLIEEDDVKTTGEDSEEEAGDINDNQQDQVTAQGDNDTLEDEKNLDMKLYIGGVLHNKEDDHTKDEFVRVPANIKDTERDSFVLHIPKGDQDNGAEKNAASKVEVVAAITAHSVSELMPPDVAKVFMGSDKVSSKISKDVREMVKLAVSHAQKQNRLSEYTNFSRITTSQGDLDLFDGLYVGAFGPYGTEVVQLRRKYGSWTVNSDDKSSDMEFFEYVEAVKLTGDLNVPAGQVTFRAKIGRGNRLAKRGMYPDELGVVASYRGQGRIAEFGFQNPKWVEGELLQLNGKGLGPYVKGADLGFLYVVPEQSFLVLFNRLKLPE; this comes from the exons ATGTCGGTGGCTAATGCTTGGGCGACTGGGCAGTCCGCCGTTCCGCCTCCCCAGCTCCGACCTTTCTCATCATCTTCACTAGACACCGGCCCTCTCTCCAAGAAGAAACATTCAGTCGATTTCGCTCATAAAGTTCTTCTTACAAGAAGCAAGAACTCAAGGCTGGCTTGCATTTGCCGGAGTAATATTGAGAGCGGTAATCATGGCACCTCTGGCAGTAATGGTAGCAGTTTTTGTTATTCATCATCGTCATCTGCAGATTGGGATTGGAATAGGTGGACCCGCCATTTTTCAGAGATTGAGCAGGCTGAGAGCTATGCATCTGTTCTCAAG TTTCAACTGGATGACGCAATAGAGTGTGAAGACTTCCAGGAAGCTGCTAAGTTGAAAAAAGCGATTGCGGATACAACATCAAAAGATAGTATCGCTGAAATTATGGCTCAATTGAAG TATGCAATCAAGGAAGAACGTTACCAAGATGCCTCAAGATTATGCCAAAGTACAGGAAGCGGTCTG GTTGGTTGGTGGGTTGGATATTCTAAGGACTCGGATGATCCTTTTGGGAGATTGATTCGGATCACTCCTGGAATGGGAAGATTTGTTGGCAGAAGTTATAGTCCAAG GCAGTTGGTCACTTCATCTCCTGGAACTCCACTGTTTGAAATATTTGTGGTTAAAGATGCAAATGGGACACATGAGATGCAG GTTGTATTTCTAAAACGAACTAAAGGAAATTCGGCTAATTCACGTGCATCATCTGATAAATCCACTACGCCATCAGCAAGTGAGATTGTGGATACACCAGTAGTTGATGATAACGTAGAAGAAAGTGAAGCGGAAAAAAGAAAAGTAAAAAGTATTGACATGGAAGGAGCTGATGAAGGGATAAAAAGTGTCATGAATTTTCTTAAAGAAAAAATTCCAGAACTGAAGTTTAAAGTAATGAAAGTTAATATTACCGAAGACATGACTGAGGATGCTGTGAGGCAATTGATAGAAGAAGATGATGTGAAAACAACCGGTGAAGATTCCGAGGAGGAAGCGGGTGATATAAATGACAATCAACAAGATCAAGTCACTGCTCAAGGAGATAATGACACATTGGAAGATGAAAAGAATCTAGACATGAAACTTTACATTGGAGGAGTATTGCACAATAAAGAAGACGATCATACAAAAGATGAGTTTGTTCGTGTCCCAGCTAATATAAAGGATACGGAGCGGGATTCCTTTGTGTTGCATATTCCAAAAGGAGATCAAGATAATGGTGCAGAAAAAAATGCAGCATCGAAGGTGGAGGTGGTAGCTGCTATCACTGCCCACAGTGTTTCTGAACTTATGCCTCCTGATGTGGCCAAGGTGTTTATGGGCTCTGATAAAGTTTCTTCCAAG ATTTCCAAAGATGTTCGAGAAATGGTTAAGCTTGCTGTCAGTCATGCGCAGAAGCAGAATAGATTATCCGAGTACACAAATTTTAGTCGTATTACTACCTCCCAAGGTGATTTAGATCTATTTGATG GTCTATATGTTGGTGCATTTGGCCCTTATGGTACTGAGGTGGTTCAACTAAGGCGGAAATATGGTAGCTGGACTGTGAATAGTGATGATAAATCTTCCGACATGGAGTTCTTCGAGTATGTTGAGGCAGTTAAGCTGACCGGGGATTTGAATGTTCCAGCAGGGCAG GTGACTTTTCGTGCTAAAATTGGGAGAGGTAACCGGCTTGCTAAGCGGGGAATGTACCCAGATGAACTTGGAGTG GTTGCAAGTTACAGAGGCCAAGGAAGGATAGCAGAATTCGGGTTCCAGAATCCCAAATGGGTTGAGGGGGAACTGTTACAACTAAACGGCAAG GGCTTGGGTCCATATGTGAAAGGTGCGGACCTTGGTTTTCTTTATGTTGTCCCCGAACAGAGTTTTCTTGTGCTGTTCAATCGCTTGAAACTACCAGAGTAA